Proteins encoded together in one Pseudomonas sp. ADAK13 window:
- the rnpA gene encoding ribonuclease P protein component → MSQDFSREKRLLTPRHFKAVFDSPTGKVPGKNLLLLARNNDLDHPRLGLVIGKKSVKLSVERNRLKRLMRESFRLHQETLVGWDIVIVARKGLGDVENPELIQHFGKLWKRLARTNKPAPAVSTETVGVDSTDA, encoded by the coding sequence GTGAGTCAGGACTTCAGTCGGGAAAAGCGTCTGCTAACCCCCCGGCATTTCAAGGCAGTCTTTGACTCCCCCACCGGCAAGGTTCCGGGGAAAAATCTCCTGCTCCTTGCGCGTAACAACGATCTGGATCACCCCCGTCTCGGGTTGGTGATCGGCAAGAAGAGCGTAAAGCTCTCCGTTGAGCGCAATCGCCTCAAGCGTCTGATGCGCGAATCGTTTCGCCTCCACCAGGAGACTCTGGTTGGTTGGGATATTGTTATCGTCGCGCGCAAAGGCTTGGGGGACGTAGAAAACCCCGAATTGATTCAGCATTTCGGCAAGCTCTGGAAACGTTTGGCTCGTACCAACAAGCCAGCACCAGCTGTCAGCACCGAAACTGTAGGGGTAGACAGTACTGATGCGTAA
- the yidD gene encoding membrane protein insertion efficiency factor YidD, translated as MRKLALVPIQFYRYAISPLMANHCRFYPSCSCYALEAIENHGLLRGGWLTFRRLGRCHPWNPGGYDPVPPIPTSRSSSMAE; from the coding sequence ATGCGTAAACTGGCGCTCGTTCCGATCCAGTTTTACCGCTATGCCATTAGTCCCCTGATGGCAAATCACTGTCGTTTCTACCCCAGTTGTTCCTGCTACGCGTTGGAAGCCATAGAAAATCATGGCCTTCTGCGCGGTGGCTGGCTGACCTTTCGTCGTTTAGGTCGCTGTCATCCGTGGAATCCCGGTGGTTATGACCCGGTTCCACCTATCCCTACCTCCCGTTCTTCTTCGATGGCCGAGTAA
- the yidC gene encoding membrane protein insertase YidC, which produces MDIKRTILIVALAIVSYSMVLKWNQDYGQAALPTQNVATNQSAPAIPDTPLGNNAAASADVPSANADTSTPVETPVVTNKDLIHVKTDVLDLAIDPQGGDIAQLKLPLYPRRQDHPDVPFQLFDNGGERVYLAQSGLTGTDGPDARATGRPVYSTEQKTYQLADGQNQLNVDLKFSHDGVNYIKRFSFTRGLYDLKVTYLIDNESAKPWTGNLFAQLKRDNSADPSSSTATGTATYLGAALWTSNEPYKKVSMKDIDKGALKETVQGGWVAWLQHYFVTAWIPNKGDANLVQTRKDSQGNYIIGFTGPTLTVAPGAKAEASATLYAGPKSQAVLKELSPGLELTVDYGILWFIAQPIFWLLQHIHSIVGNWGFSIILLTMLIKGIFFPLSAASYKSMARMRAVAPKLAALKEQHGDDRQKMSQAMMELYKKEKINPLGGCLPILVQMPVFLSLYWVLLESVEMRQAPFMLWITDLSIKDPFFILPIIMGATMFIQQRLNPTPPDPMQAKVMKMMPIIFTFFFLWFPAGLVLYWVVNNCLSISQQWYITRKIEAATKKAEA; this is translated from the coding sequence ATGGATATTAAACGCACGATCCTGATCGTCGCCCTGGCAATCGTGTCCTACTCTATGGTTCTTAAGTGGAACCAGGATTATGGCCAAGCTGCCCTGCCGACTCAGAATGTTGCTACCAATCAGTCGGCGCCGGCTATTCCGGATACGCCACTGGGTAACAATGCTGCCGCCAGTGCCGATGTACCCAGCGCGAATGCCGATACCAGCACCCCGGTAGAAACCCCGGTCGTCACCAATAAAGACCTCATCCATGTAAAAACGGATGTACTGGACCTGGCTATCGATCCACAAGGTGGTGATATCGCCCAGCTGAAGCTGCCGCTGTATCCACGTCGCCAAGACCATCCGGATGTTCCGTTCCAGCTGTTCGATAACGGCGGCGAACGTGTATATCTGGCGCAAAGTGGCCTGACCGGTACTGACGGTCCGGATGCTCGTGCTACCGGTCGTCCGGTTTATTCGACCGAACAGAAGACTTATCAACTGGCTGATGGCCAGAATCAGTTGAACGTCGACCTGAAATTCAGTCACGACGGCGTCAACTACATCAAGCGTTTCAGCTTCACCCGCGGTTTGTACGATCTGAAAGTCACCTACCTGATCGACAACGAAAGCGCGAAGCCGTGGACTGGCAACCTGTTTGCCCAGCTCAAGCGTGACAACAGCGCCGATCCTTCTTCCAGCACCGCCACCGGCACCGCGACTTACCTGGGCGCCGCCCTGTGGACAAGTAACGAGCCGTACAAAAAAGTGTCGATGAAAGATATCGACAAAGGCGCGCTGAAAGAAACCGTTCAAGGTGGCTGGGTTGCCTGGTTGCAACACTACTTCGTGACCGCATGGATCCCGAACAAAGGTGATGCCAACCTCGTTCAAACCCGCAAAGACAGCCAAGGCAACTACATCATTGGCTTTACTGGCCCGACGTTGACCGTCGCTCCGGGTGCCAAGGCTGAAGCCAGCGCTACGTTGTATGCCGGTCCGAAGAGCCAGGCCGTCCTCAAAGAGTTATCCCCAGGTCTGGAACTGACTGTGGATTACGGCATTTTGTGGTTCATTGCCCAGCCAATCTTCTGGCTGCTGCAACATATCCACAGCATTGTGGGTAACTGGGGCTTCTCGATCATCCTGCTGACCATGCTGATCAAGGGGATCTTCTTCCCACTGTCGGCCGCCAGCTACAAGTCGATGGCTCGCATGCGTGCCGTGGCCCCGAAACTGGCCGCGCTGAAAGAACAACATGGCGATGACCGGCAGAAAATGTCGCAGGCCATGATGGAGCTGTACAAGAAAGAGAAGATCAACCCGCTGGGTGGATGCTTGCCGATTCTGGTGCAGATGCCGGTGTTCCTGTCGCTGTACTGGGTGCTCCTGGAAAGCGTGGAAATGCGCCAGGCACCGTTCATGCTGTGGATAACTGACCTGTCGATCAAAGACCCGTTCTTTATCCTGCCGATCATCATGGGCGCGACCATGTTCATCCAGCAGCGTCTGAACCCGACGCCTCCGGACCCGATGCAGGCCAAGGTCATGAAAATGATGCCAATCATCTTCACCTTCTTCTTCCTGTGGTTCCCGGCTGGTCTGGTGCTGTACTGGGTGGTCAACAACTGCCTGTCGATCTCCCAACAGTGGTACATCACACGTAAAATCGAAGCGGCTACCAAAAAAGCCGAGGCGTAA
- the mnmE gene encoding tRNA uridine-5-carboxymethylaminomethyl(34) synthesis GTPase MnmE: MSAPRETIAAVATAQGRGGVGIVRISGPLAGVAAQAVIGRELKPRYAHYGPFLGADEEVLDEGIALYFPGPNSFTGEDVLELQGHGGPIVLDMLLQRCLQLGCRLARPGEFSERAFLNDKLDLAQAEAIADLIEASSAQAARNALRSLQGAFSLRVHNLTEQLISLRIYVEAAIDFPEEEIDFLADGHVLAMLDRVRDELSTVLREAGQGALLRDGMTVVIAGRPNAGKSSLLNALAGREAAIVTEIAGTTRDILREHIHIDGMPLHVVDTAGLRDTDDQVEKIGVERALKAITEADRVLLVVDATAPEAADPFALWPEFLEQRPDPAKVTLIRNKADLTGEAIALEVSEDGHVTISLSAKSAGEGLELLRDHLKACMGYEQTSESSFSARRRHLEALRHASAALEHGRAQLTLAGAGELLAEDLRQAQQLLGEITGAFSSDDLLGRIFSSFCIGK, from the coding sequence ATGAGCGCTCCTCGTGAAACCATCGCCGCTGTCGCCACCGCTCAAGGTCGTGGTGGTGTCGGTATCGTTCGTATTTCCGGGCCGCTCGCCGGCGTGGCAGCCCAGGCCGTCATTGGGCGGGAGCTGAAGCCTCGGTATGCGCATTACGGGCCTTTTCTGGGGGCCGATGAAGAAGTGCTCGATGAAGGTATTGCCCTTTATTTCCCGGGCCCGAACTCATTTACCGGCGAGGACGTCCTGGAACTCCAGGGCCACGGTGGCCCGATCGTTCTGGATATGCTGCTGCAGCGTTGCCTGCAATTGGGTTGCCGCCTGGCACGCCCGGGCGAATTCAGTGAACGTGCGTTTCTCAACGACAAACTCGACCTGGCCCAGGCCGAGGCGATTGCCGACCTGATCGAAGCCAGTTCTGCACAAGCGGCGCGCAATGCCTTGCGTTCGCTGCAGGGCGCTTTTTCCCTGCGTGTGCATAACCTCACCGAGCAGTTGATCAGCTTGCGCATCTACGTTGAGGCCGCGATCGATTTCCCGGAGGAAGAAATCGACTTCCTTGCCGATGGCCATGTCCTGGCGATGCTGGACAGAGTTCGTGACGAGTTATCCACAGTACTGCGTGAGGCTGGGCAAGGTGCCTTGCTGCGTGACGGTATGACCGTGGTGATTGCCGGCCGTCCAAACGCAGGCAAGTCGAGCCTTCTCAACGCCCTGGCCGGGCGAGAAGCAGCCATCGTCACTGAGATCGCCGGGACTACGCGGGATATCTTGCGCGAACATATCCACATTGATGGCATGCCACTGCACGTGGTGGACACCGCCGGGCTGCGTGACACCGATGACCAGGTGGAAAAGATCGGTGTGGAACGCGCTTTGAAGGCGATCACAGAGGCCGATCGTGTGCTGCTGGTAGTGGATGCCACCGCGCCAGAGGCAGCAGATCCGTTTGCGCTGTGGCCGGAATTTCTCGAACAACGGCCAGACCCGGCCAAGGTCACGCTGATTCGAAACAAGGCCGACCTGACGGGCGAGGCGATCGCCCTGGAAGTCAGTGAGGACGGCCACGTGACGATCAGCTTAAGTGCCAAGTCTGCGGGAGAGGGGCTGGAACTGCTGCGCGATCATCTGAAAGCGTGCATGGGCTACGAGCAGACCTCGGAAAGCAGCTTCAGCGCTCGTCGCAGGCACCTGGAGGCGCTACGGCATGCCAGCGCCGCCCTCGAGCATGGCCGCGCGCAGCTGACGCTGGCAGGAGCCGGTGAGCTGCTGGCTGAAGATTTACGTCAAGCGCAGCAGCTGTTGGGTGAGATCACCGGCGCATTCAGCTCCGATGATTTGTTGGGGCGGATTTTTTCAAGCTTCTGTATCGGGAAATAG
- a CDS encoding TonB-dependent siderophore receptor, with protein sequence MRLPTKFRQRLSYHGITYGLLLTTAATASTLSCTQAIAASSVQHYVIAPGPLDNALSQFAAKANVILSFSPQQTARLQSPGLEGDYSVEQGFALLLQNSGLQAAAQGPGSYALQPATSGEQLMLAPTTVSTYQQAGFNQEIAGDVGYKAQNSRIGTKTSTPLSETPRSVSVVTGQRIKDQKSQTLTEVLGYVPGIFAPPFAAGDGLAGDLFFIRGFNATDYGYGLLRDGLRVQGNRYDTTSEPYGLERVEIFRGPSSLLYGENAPGGLVNLVSKHPTATPQGEVQLTYGSNNRRQVGVDISGPLNDNDNILGRVVMLGRKSDTQTDHVPDDRLYIAPSLTLNFDDYNTLTLLANYQKDHTNLELGLPAAGTLLTNPNGKLSKHTMLGDPDWNTFERETWSTGYEFSHSFNDDWQFRQNSRYMQSRIARHETWPGNLNNAGFGTQLNMNAYDRYNKSMVYSLDNQLEGKFQVGGLENTVLFGASYDRTSFSQDWNAGFAGTINVYNPVYLKDPLTPLAVQNTLLEQQMKGVYAQVQSKYDHWLFLLGGRQDWVDSDFRDKVAKAGNISSEDRKFTYQGGIMYQFDNGLTPYVSYSTAFVPVQQISNAGTPLDPITSSQYEVGLKYEPIGWDTAMTLSVYDLRKQDDTYLDATTNTYRQVGESRAKGVEVEVNSNLTPNLNVTAAYTYTDARITKDSATSLVEGHQMTGVPRNQASVWGKYRFLDGQLKGLSVGGGIRYFDSTFAYTAPSLYGKLDAGSVTLVDAAIGYQIDKHWSVDVNAKNLFDKEYVSGCNDAGRCYWGESRTLLGTVSYNW encoded by the coding sequence ATGCGCCTTCCTACAAAATTTCGCCAGCGTCTCTCCTATCACGGCATCACGTATGGCTTGCTGCTGACCACGGCAGCGACTGCCAGCACCTTGTCATGCACCCAGGCGATTGCTGCAAGCTCGGTGCAACATTATGTGATCGCCCCCGGGCCACTCGACAATGCCTTGAGCCAGTTCGCGGCGAAGGCCAATGTGATTTTGTCATTCTCGCCGCAGCAGACGGCGCGCTTGCAAAGTCCTGGGCTGGAAGGTGACTACTCGGTGGAACAAGGGTTTGCGTTATTGCTGCAGAACTCGGGATTGCAGGCGGCGGCTCAAGGCCCCGGCAGCTATGCGCTGCAGCCGGCCACGAGCGGGGAACAACTCATGTTGGCCCCGACTACTGTCAGCACTTATCAACAGGCCGGTTTCAATCAGGAGATTGCCGGGGACGTAGGTTACAAGGCGCAAAACAGCCGAATCGGTACCAAGACCAGCACACCGTTGTCGGAAACTCCGCGCTCGGTGTCAGTGGTGACCGGCCAGCGCATCAAGGATCAAAAATCCCAGACGCTCACCGAAGTGCTGGGCTATGTGCCGGGAATCTTTGCCCCTCCCTTTGCTGCGGGCGACGGCCTGGCCGGTGACCTGTTCTTCATTCGCGGCTTCAACGCCACGGATTATGGCTACGGCCTGCTGCGCGATGGCTTGCGAGTACAAGGCAACCGGTATGACACCACCAGCGAACCTTATGGGCTGGAACGGGTAGAAATATTCCGTGGCCCTTCTTCCCTGCTCTACGGCGAAAATGCACCCGGTGGTCTGGTCAACCTGGTGAGTAAACACCCGACAGCTACGCCACAAGGCGAAGTTCAGCTGACCTACGGTTCGAATAATCGCCGCCAGGTGGGTGTGGATATCTCCGGTCCGTTGAACGACAACGACAATATTCTTGGACGCGTGGTGATGCTCGGCAGGAAGTCCGACACCCAGACCGATCACGTTCCCGATGACCGCCTGTATATCGCACCATCCCTGACCCTCAATTTCGACGACTACAACACCCTGACGCTGCTGGCCAACTACCAGAAAGACCACACTAATCTTGAACTTGGCCTACCTGCCGCCGGTACGTTACTGACCAACCCCAACGGGAAGCTCTCCAAGCACACCATGCTCGGTGACCCGGACTGGAACACCTTCGAACGGGAAACCTGGAGCACCGGCTACGAATTCAGCCACAGCTTCAACGATGACTGGCAGTTTCGGCAGAACTCGCGCTACATGCAGTCGCGAATCGCCCGCCATGAAACCTGGCCAGGCAACCTGAATAATGCGGGGTTCGGCACCCAGCTGAACATGAATGCCTACGACCGCTACAACAAATCGATGGTCTACTCGCTGGATAACCAGTTGGAAGGCAAATTCCAGGTGGGTGGCCTGGAAAATACCGTGCTGTTTGGTGCCAGCTATGACCGTACCTCGTTCAGCCAGGATTGGAATGCCGGATTTGCAGGCACGATCAATGTGTATAACCCGGTGTACCTGAAGGACCCATTGACGCCTCTCGCGGTGCAAAACACGTTGCTCGAACAGCAGATGAAAGGCGTTTATGCACAGGTCCAGAGCAAGTATGACCACTGGTTATTCTTGCTCGGCGGGCGCCAGGACTGGGTCGACAGTGATTTTCGCGACAAGGTGGCCAAGGCCGGCAATATCAGCTCTGAAGACCGCAAATTCACCTATCAGGGCGGGATCATGTACCAGTTCGACAACGGCCTGACGCCGTATGTCAGCTACTCGACTGCGTTCGTCCCTGTACAGCAGATCTCCAATGCCGGCACACCGCTGGACCCGATCACCAGCAGTCAATACGAAGTAGGCCTCAAGTACGAGCCGATCGGCTGGGACACCGCGATGACGTTGTCGGTATATGACCTGCGCAAGCAGGACGACACGTACCTCGACGCCACTACCAATACCTACCGCCAGGTTGGCGAAAGTCGGGCCAAGGGCGTGGAAGTTGAGGTCAACAGCAACCTCACACCTAATTTGAACGTGACTGCGGCCTACACCTACACCGATGCTCGAATTACCAAGGATTCGGCAACGTCGCTCGTGGAGGGTCACCAAATGACCGGTGTCCCACGTAATCAGGCTTCGGTCTGGGGCAAGTACCGCTTTCTTGATGGCCAACTTAAGGGCTTGTCCGTGGGCGGCGGCATCCGCTACTTCGACAGCACTTTCGCTTACACCGCGCCTTCCCTTTACGGGAAGCTGGATGCTGGAAGCGTAACCTTGGTGGATGCCGCCATCGGTTACCAGATTGACAAGCACTGGTCGGTGGACGTGAACGCGAAGAACCTGTTCGACAAGGAGTATGTGTCCGGCTGCAACGATGCGGGCCGCTGCTATTGGGGTGAAAGCCGGACGCTACTCGGAACAGTTTCGTACAACTGGTGA
- a CDS encoding FecR domain-containing protein yields MAAPDRKTFEAAASWYVQFQSQPPTPAEHSAWQQWLNGDPSHQAAWNQMEQLQRGLGALPKDFTRRALSTSQQRRQVLKLMLMLGAAGYLGWNVQQHTSLGNLWADYRTKVGERRRIELADGTQIDLNTHTAIDVLFDGQQRLVRLREGEVLIHTGKSGRQTPFYVETREGRIQALGTRFTVRQLQGSTRVGVLDDRVSVQPVDQPGHGRLLGPGETADFGTLDVGPSRIYRRNQAAWVDGQLIVLDARLGDVIDELARYRPGVMQCDAASARLRVSGTFRLDSTDAVLANLQVTLPIQVKYFTRYWVAVTLTG; encoded by the coding sequence ATGGCCGCCCCGGATCGCAAGACGTTCGAAGCCGCCGCCAGTTGGTATGTGCAATTTCAATCGCAACCACCGACACCTGCGGAACACAGTGCCTGGCAGCAATGGCTCAACGGCGATCCTTCCCATCAGGCGGCCTGGAACCAGATGGAACAGTTGCAACGTGGCCTCGGTGCGCTACCCAAGGATTTCACCCGTCGCGCGCTCTCGACCAGTCAACAGCGGCGCCAAGTGCTCAAGCTGATGTTGATGCTCGGCGCCGCCGGGTACTTGGGGTGGAACGTTCAACAACACACGTCCCTGGGCAATCTTTGGGCTGACTATCGAACCAAGGTCGGCGAACGACGGCGAATCGAGTTGGCCGACGGTACTCAAATTGACCTCAATACCCATACCGCTATCGACGTACTTTTCGATGGGCAGCAGCGACTGGTCCGTTTGCGTGAGGGGGAAGTACTTATCCACACCGGCAAGTCGGGGCGGCAAACACCGTTTTATGTCGAAACCCGTGAAGGCCGTATTCAAGCTTTAGGCACGCGGTTCACTGTTCGCCAATTGCAGGGGTCAACCCGGGTTGGCGTGTTGGATGACCGGGTCAGCGTGCAACCCGTCGACCAACCGGGTCATGGCCGACTGCTCGGCCCCGGTGAGACTGCCGATTTCGGCACGCTAGACGTAGGCCCCAGCCGTATCTATCGCAGGAACCAAGCCGCATGGGTTGACGGGCAACTGATCGTTCTGGACGCGCGACTGGGGGATGTCATCGACGAACTCGCGCGCTATCGGCCGGGCGTCATGCAGTGCGACGCCGCATCAGCCCGGCTGCGGGTGTCCGGCACCTTCCGCCTCGATTCCACCGACGCCGTACTGGCCAACCTGCAGGTCACGTTGCCGATCCAGGTGAAGTATTTCACCCGCTACTGGGTCGCCGTTACGCTTACAGGTTAA
- a CDS encoding sigma-70 family RNA polymerase sigma factor: MALPPHTIAVQHIYEQHHSWLHSWLKGKLHNACDAADVAHDTFVRILGGRNAAQILEPRDYLATVARGLVIDRYRRRAIEQAYLQTLADRPEATAISEEDKAIIIETLVAVDKALHGLGERARRIFMLSQVEGLTYQQIADQMRVSLTTVKKHMVRALTECALIMAGA, from the coding sequence ATGGCCCTTCCCCCACATACCATCGCAGTCCAGCACATCTATGAGCAGCACCATTCGTGGTTGCACAGCTGGCTCAAGGGAAAGTTGCATAACGCCTGCGATGCAGCCGATGTGGCACACGATACGTTCGTGCGGATCCTGGGTGGCCGCAATGCGGCGCAGATCCTTGAGCCCAGGGATTACCTGGCCACTGTCGCCAGGGGACTGGTGATTGACCGCTATCGCCGCCGCGCCATTGAACAAGCCTATCTGCAAACCCTCGCAGACCGGCCAGAAGCAACCGCAATCAGTGAAGAAGACAAGGCGATCATCATTGAAACCCTCGTGGCTGTGGATAAAGCCTTGCATGGGCTGGGTGAGCGGGCTCGGCGAATTTTCATGCTGTCCCAGGTCGAAGGCCTGACTTATCAACAGATCGCCGATCAGATGCGGGTCTCGCTGACCACCGTCAAGAAACATATGGTCCGCGCCCTGACAGAATGCGCCCTGATCATGGCGGGCGCGTAA